A genome region from Euphorbia lathyris chromosome 4, ddEupLath1.1, whole genome shotgun sequence includes the following:
- the LOC136226966 gene encoding LOB domain-containing protein 12 yields the protein MGGNSPCASCKLLRRRCAKDCIFAPYFPSDDPHKFAIVHKVFGASNVSKMLQELPIHQRADAVSSLVYEANARVRDPVYGCVGAISYLQNQVSQLQMQLAVAQAEILCIQMQNEPVIPTPHHHQIIHHHHPVDDHEKSSSYLLQNGLPQQYLNFASSSNVIHDSFKRESIFGDIIS from the exons ATGGGTGGAAACTCTCCTTGTGCTTCCTGCAAATTGCTCCGTCGCCGATGTGCGAAAGACTGCATTTTCGCCCCTTATTTCCCCTCCGACGATCCCCACAAGTTCGCCATCGTTCACAAGGTTTTCGGTGCTAGCAATGTCAGCAAAATGTTGCAG GAGTTACCGATACATCAAAGGGCGGATGCGGTAAGCAGTTTAGTTTACGAAGCGAATGCAAGAGTTAGGGATCCAGTGTATGGATGTGTAGGAGCCATATCATACCTCCAAAACCAGGTTTCTCAGCTTCAAATGCAACTAGCAGTAGCTCAGGCAGAGATACTATGCATCCAGATGCAGAATGAACCAGTGATCCCTACTCCACATCACCATCAGATtattcatcatcatcatcctgTGGATGATCATGAAAAATCATCATCATATCTTCTCCAAAATGGTCTTCCTCAGCAGTACCTTAATTTTGCTTCTTCTAGCAATGTTATTCATGACTCTTTTAAGAGAGAGAGCATTTTTGGTGACATTATCTCTTAA